The following are from one region of the Streptomyces fradiae genome:
- a CDS encoding nucleotide pyrophosphohydrolase, which produces MTEHDVPGLQRRLAEFAAARDWQPYHTPKNLAAALSVEAAELLEIFQWSTPEEAARVMTDPDSAHRVRDEVADVLAYLLQFCEVLGIDPLEALSAKIDRNELRFPPRRGPSGPAGGTDRHSSE; this is translated from the coding sequence GTGACCGAACATGATGTGCCCGGACTGCAGCGCCGCCTCGCGGAGTTCGCCGCCGCCCGCGACTGGCAGCCGTACCACACGCCGAAGAACCTGGCCGCGGCGCTGAGCGTCGAGGCCGCCGAACTCCTGGAGATCTTCCAGTGGTCGACCCCCGAGGAGGCCGCCCGGGTGATGACCGACCCGGACAGCGCGCACCGGGTCCGCGACGAGGTCGCCGACGTCCTCGCCTATCTGCTGCAGTTCTGCGAGGTGTTGGGGATCGATCCGCTGGAGGCCCTCTCGGCCAAGATCGACCGCAACGAACTCCGCTTCCCGCCGCGCCGGGGCCCGTCAGGGCCCGCCGGCGGGACCGATCGTCACTCTTCGGAGTGA
- a CDS encoding Pycsar system effector family protein encodes MSTPTGGTAPRPVPAPTPAPARAARPAEAPEPGELRRMAEQLLTTVREDIGRADTKAAILLSGALAFLAIVFSRDHGPLPGGAGRVLLVAAGALWTAGVLMLVSVVLPRTRPGAERTLLRTLVSGTSADALRTRLEAAGPDATGWLLDQASVHGLVLAAKYRWLRLGVAALVLGALLALLSELW; translated from the coding sequence ATGAGCACCCCGACCGGGGGCACCGCCCCCAGGCCCGTGCCCGCACCCACGCCTGCTCCGGCCCGGGCGGCCCGTCCCGCCGAGGCGCCCGAGCCCGGCGAACTGCGGCGGATGGCCGAGCAGTTGCTCACCACCGTGCGCGAGGACATCGGACGCGCCGACACCAAGGCGGCGATCCTGCTGTCCGGCGCGCTCGCCTTCCTCGCGATCGTCTTCTCCCGCGACCACGGCCCGCTGCCCGGCGGCGCCGGCCGCGTCCTGCTCGTCGCCGCCGGAGCGCTGTGGACCGCCGGCGTGCTGATGCTCGTCTCCGTCGTGCTGCCCCGCACCCGGCCCGGCGCCGAACGCACCCTGCTCCGCACGCTCGTCTCCGGCACCTCGGCGGACGCCCTGCGCACCCGCCTGGAGGCCGCAGGACCGGACGCCACCGGCTGGCTTCTGGACCAGGCGAGCGTCCACGGCCTCGTCCTCGCCGCCAAGTACCGATGGCTGCGGCTGGGCGTCGCCGCCCTCGTGCTCGGCGCCCTCCTGGCCCTCCTCAGCGAACTGTGGTGA
- a CDS encoding 3' terminal RNA ribose 2'-O-methyltransferase Hen1, with product MFLTISTTGTAEKPATDLGFLLHKHPGKAQSFSTSHGTAHVLYPEAGAERCTAALLLDVDPVALVRRGKGKGRGGAPDAALAQYVNDRPYAASSLLAVALAKVFKSALHGSCAALPERAAEPLPLLIEVPALPARGGAELVTRLFGPLGWTRVTAEPVTLDPEFPAWGDSRYVRLVLEGELRLADALNQLYVLLPVLDDAKHYWVAPDEVDKLLRAGDGWLADHPDRALITSRYLSRRWGLTRAATERLELVRLAEADGLDVEDVDNAVDETTDTEEKPVPLAEQRREAILGALRAADAARVLDLGCGQGQLVQALLKDVRFTEVVGVDVSARALSVAARRLRLERMGERQAARVKLLQGSLTYTDKRLTGYDAAVLSEVIEHLDLPRLPALEYAVFGAARPRTVVVTTPNVEYNVRWESLPAGHVRHSDHRFEWNRAEFREWAAAVGERYGYEVALLPVGPDDPEVGPPTQMATFTRNDNDNTTRNADITKEEA from the coding sequence ATGTTCCTGACGATCAGCACCACCGGCACCGCCGAGAAACCCGCCACTGACCTGGGCTTTCTACTGCACAAGCATCCCGGGAAGGCGCAGTCCTTCTCGACCTCGCACGGCACCGCGCACGTCCTCTACCCCGAGGCCGGCGCGGAGCGGTGCACGGCCGCGCTGCTGCTCGACGTGGACCCCGTGGCGCTGGTGCGCCGCGGCAAGGGCAAGGGCCGGGGCGGCGCCCCGGACGCGGCACTCGCGCAGTACGTGAACGACCGCCCGTACGCCGCCTCCTCGCTGCTCGCCGTCGCGCTCGCCAAGGTCTTCAAGAGCGCCCTGCACGGCAGCTGCGCCGCCCTGCCGGAGCGGGCCGCCGAACCGCTGCCGCTGCTCATCGAGGTGCCGGCGCTGCCCGCCCGGGGCGGCGCGGAGCTGGTGACCCGGCTGTTCGGGCCGCTCGGCTGGACGCGCGTGACCGCCGAACCGGTCACGCTCGACCCGGAGTTCCCGGCCTGGGGCGACTCCCGCTACGTACGGCTCGTCCTGGAGGGCGAGCTGCGGCTCGCCGACGCCCTCAACCAGCTGTACGTGCTGCTCCCGGTGCTCGACGACGCCAAGCACTACTGGGTCGCGCCGGACGAGGTGGACAAGCTGCTGCGCGCCGGTGACGGCTGGCTCGCCGACCACCCCGACCGCGCCCTCATCACCAGCCGCTATCTGTCCCGCCGTTGGGGTCTGACCCGGGCGGCGACGGAACGTCTGGAGCTGGTCCGGCTCGCCGAGGCGGACGGCCTGGACGTCGAGGACGTCGACAACGCGGTCGACGAGACCACCGACACCGAAGAGAAGCCCGTGCCGCTCGCCGAGCAGCGCCGCGAGGCGATCCTCGGCGCGCTGCGCGCCGCCGACGCCGCCCGCGTGCTCGACCTCGGCTGCGGCCAGGGCCAGCTGGTGCAGGCGCTGCTCAAGGACGTGCGGTTCACCGAGGTCGTCGGAGTGGACGTGTCCGCCCGCGCCCTCTCGGTCGCCGCGCGCCGACTGCGCCTGGAGCGGATGGGCGAGCGGCAGGCCGCCCGCGTGAAGCTGCTCCAGGGCTCCCTCACGTACACCGACAAGCGCCTGACCGGCTACGACGCGGCCGTGCTCAGCGAGGTGATCGAGCACCTCGACCTGCCCCGGCTGCCGGCCCTCGAATACGCGGTGTTCGGCGCCGCCCGGCCCCGCACGGTGGTCGTGACCACCCCGAACGTCGAGTACAACGTGCGCTGGGAGTCGCTGCCCGCCGGGCACGTCCGGCACAGCGACCACCGCTTCGAGTGGAACCGGGCCGAGTTCCGGGAATGGGCGGCGGCGGTGGGGGAGCGGTACGGCTACGAGGTCGCGCTCCTGCCCGTGGGCCCGGACGACCCCGAGGTCGGCCCGCCCACGCAGATGGCCACCTTCACCCGTAACGACAACGACAACACCACTCGCAACGCCGACATCACGAAGGAGGAGGCATGA
- the mmuM gene encoding homocysteine S-methyltransferase, with protein MRPERTLAAALAEGTLVLDGGLSNQLEAQGCDLSDALWSARLLADAPQQIEAAHAAYVRAGAQVLITASYQATFEGFARRGLGHAETVRLLERSVALAREAGARTDREVWVAASVGPYGAMLADGSEYRGRYGLSVAELERFHRPRVEVLAEAGADLLALETVPDVDEAEALLRAAGRCGVPVWLSYTVSGVHTRAGQRLETAFGLAEGLDQVVAVGVNCCDPDDAGPAAEIAAAVTGKPVVVYPNSGERWDAGTRRWHGGATFTTATTSAWRAAGARLVGGCCRVGPTAIAALAAELATER; from the coding sequence ATGAGACCCGAACGCACGCTGGCCGCCGCCCTCGCCGAGGGCACGCTCGTCCTCGACGGCGGGCTCTCCAACCAGCTGGAGGCGCAGGGCTGCGACCTGTCCGACGCGCTGTGGTCGGCGCGGCTGCTCGCCGACGCGCCGCAGCAGATCGAGGCGGCGCACGCGGCCTATGTACGGGCCGGGGCCCAGGTGCTCATCACCGCCAGCTACCAGGCCACCTTCGAGGGCTTCGCCCGGCGCGGCCTCGGGCACGCCGAGACGGTGCGGCTGCTCGAACGCAGCGTCGCCCTCGCCCGGGAGGCGGGCGCGCGGACGGACCGTGAGGTGTGGGTGGCGGCCTCCGTCGGGCCGTACGGGGCGATGCTCGCCGACGGCAGCGAGTACCGCGGGCGGTACGGGCTCTCGGTCGCCGAACTGGAGCGCTTCCACCGCCCCCGCGTCGAGGTCCTCGCCGAGGCCGGGGCCGACCTGCTGGCCCTGGAGACGGTGCCGGACGTCGACGAGGCCGAGGCCCTGCTGCGGGCCGCCGGCCGGTGCGGGGTGCCCGTGTGGCTCTCGTACACGGTCAGTGGGGTGCACACCCGGGCCGGGCAGCGCCTGGAGACCGCCTTCGGTCTCGCCGAGGGGCTCGACCAGGTGGTGGCGGTCGGCGTGAACTGCTGCGACCCGGACGACGCCGGGCCCGCCGCGGAGATCGCCGCCGCGGTGACCGGCAAGCCGGTGGTCGTCTACCCCAACAGCGGCGAGCGCTGGGACGCCGGCACCCGCCGCTGGCACGGCGGCGCCACCTTCACCACCGCCACGACCTCCGCCTGGCGCGCCGCCGGCGCCCGCCTCGTCGGCGGCTGCTGCCGGGTCGGCCCCACCGCGATCGCCGCCCTGGCCGCCGAACTCGCGACGGAGCGGTAG
- a CDS encoding polynucleotide kinase-phosphatase, with amino-acid sequence MTDDDTTTSTTPKTGRVLPVTDLSLVVLVGATGSGKSTFARRHFKPTEIVSSDFCRGLVADDENDQSASKDAFDVLHYIAGKRLAAGRLTVVDATNVQREARRQLVQLAREHDVLPIAIVLDLPEDVCAARNAARPDRADMPGHVIQRHRRELRRSLKGLEREGFRKVHVLRSVAEVDAAEVVLEKRFNDLRHLTGPFDIIGDVHGCRSELETLLAKLGYVDGHHPEGRTAVFVGDLVDRGPDSPGVLRRVMGMVAAGDALCVPGNHENKLGRWLHGRKVQQTHGLAETIEQLEREPAEFRAEVAAFVDGLVSHYVLDGGRLVVCHAGLPEKYHGRTSGRVRSHALYGDTTGETDEFGLPVRYPWAEDYRGRATVVYGHTPVPNTSWINNTLCLDTGAVFGGKMTALRWPERELVDVPAERVWYEPAKPLAPEAPGGHQGRPLDLADVHGRRIVETRLMGNVAVREENAAAALEVMSRFAVDPRLLAYLPPTMAPTATSKVDGYLEHPAEAFAQYAADGVGRVVCEEKHMGSRAVVLVCKDAAVAAERFGVAAGAGVTGVVHTRTGRPFFDDRATTEQVLARLRAAIGAAGLWEELDTDWLLLDGELMPWSLKSAGLLRSQYAAVGAASRVVFPGALGALEQAAARGVPGVDALLGRQRERAADAAAFTDAYRRYCWPTEGLEGVRFAPFQVLAAQGRSLAAVPHDEQLAWLDLLVEHDPTGLLQVTRRLVVDPADEASVRAGVDWWLELTAAGGEGMVVKPLAAVATGKDGRPVQPGVKVRGREYLRIIYGPEYTRPDNLERLRNRFLGHKRSLALREYALGLEALDRLAAGEPLWRVHEAVFAVLALESEPVDPRL; translated from the coding sequence ATGACCGACGACGACACCACCACCAGCACCACCCCGAAGACCGGGCGCGTCCTGCCCGTCACCGATCTCTCCCTCGTGGTCCTGGTCGGAGCGACCGGCTCCGGCAAGTCGACCTTCGCGCGGCGCCACTTCAAGCCGACCGAGATCGTCTCCTCCGACTTCTGCCGCGGGCTCGTCGCCGACGACGAGAACGACCAGAGCGCCAGCAAGGACGCCTTCGACGTCCTCCACTACATCGCCGGGAAGCGGCTCGCCGCCGGACGCCTGACCGTCGTCGACGCCACCAATGTGCAGCGCGAGGCGCGCCGGCAGCTCGTGCAGCTCGCCCGCGAGCACGACGTGCTGCCGATCGCGATCGTCCTCGACCTGCCCGAGGACGTCTGCGCCGCGCGCAACGCGGCCCGCCCCGACCGCGCGGACATGCCCGGACACGTCATCCAGCGGCACCGCCGCGAGCTGCGCCGCTCGCTGAAGGGCCTGGAGCGCGAGGGCTTCCGCAAGGTGCACGTGCTGCGCAGCGTGGCGGAGGTGGACGCGGCCGAGGTCGTCCTGGAGAAGCGGTTCAACGATCTGCGGCACCTCACCGGCCCGTTCGACATCATCGGCGACGTGCACGGCTGCCGCTCCGAGCTGGAGACGCTGCTCGCGAAGCTGGGATACGTGGACGGGCACCACCCGGAGGGCCGGACCGCCGTCTTCGTCGGCGACCTGGTCGACCGCGGCCCCGACAGCCCGGGCGTGCTGCGCCGTGTGATGGGCATGGTGGCGGCCGGGGACGCGCTGTGCGTGCCCGGAAACCACGAGAACAAGCTCGGGCGCTGGCTGCACGGCCGCAAGGTGCAGCAGACGCACGGACTCGCCGAGACGATCGAGCAGCTGGAGCGCGAGCCGGCGGAGTTCCGGGCCGAGGTCGCGGCCTTCGTCGACGGCCTGGTCAGCCACTACGTCCTCGACGGGGGCCGGCTGGTGGTCTGTCACGCCGGTCTGCCGGAGAAGTACCACGGCCGGACCTCGGGGCGGGTGCGCTCGCACGCGCTGTACGGGGACACCACCGGCGAGACCGACGAGTTCGGGCTGCCGGTGCGCTACCCGTGGGCCGAGGACTACCGGGGCCGGGCGACCGTGGTCTACGGCCACACCCCGGTGCCGAACACCTCGTGGATCAACAACACCCTCTGCCTCGACACGGGTGCCGTGTTCGGCGGGAAGATGACCGCGCTGCGCTGGCCGGAGCGCGAGCTCGTCGACGTACCGGCGGAGCGGGTCTGGTACGAGCCGGCCAAGCCGCTCGCGCCCGAGGCGCCCGGCGGGCACCAGGGCCGGCCGCTGGACCTCGCCGACGTGCACGGACGCCGGATCGTGGAGACCCGCCTGATGGGCAATGTCGCCGTTCGGGAGGAGAACGCGGCGGCGGCCCTGGAGGTCATGAGCCGTTTCGCCGTCGACCCGCGGCTGCTCGCCTACCTCCCGCCGACCATGGCGCCGACCGCCACCTCGAAGGTGGACGGCTACCTGGAGCACCCGGCGGAGGCGTTCGCGCAGTACGCGGCCGACGGGGTCGGACGGGTCGTGTGCGAGGAGAAGCACATGGGGTCGCGGGCCGTCGTCCTCGTCTGCAAGGACGCGGCGGTGGCGGCGGAACGATTCGGCGTGGCCGCCGGCGCCGGGGTGACCGGCGTCGTGCACACCCGCACCGGCCGGCCCTTCTTCGACGACCGGGCGACCACCGAGCAGGTGCTCGCGCGGCTGCGGGCGGCGATCGGTGCCGCCGGGCTGTGGGAGGAGCTCGACACCGACTGGCTGCTGCTCGACGGCGAGCTGATGCCGTGGTCCCTGAAGTCGGCCGGTCTGCTCCGCTCGCAGTACGCGGCGGTCGGCGCCGCCTCCCGGGTGGTCTTCCCCGGCGCGCTGGGGGCGCTCGAACAGGCGGCCGCACGCGGGGTGCCGGGCGTGGACGCGCTGCTCGGCCGGCAGCGGGAGCGGGCGGCGGACGCGGCGGCGTTCACCGACGCGTACCGGCGCTACTGCTGGCCGACCGAGGGCCTGGAGGGCGTGCGGTTCGCGCCGTTCCAGGTGCTCGCGGCGCAGGGGCGCTCGCTGGCCGCCGTACCCCACGACGAGCAGCTGGCCTGGCTCGACCTGCTGGTCGAGCACGACCCGACCGGACTGCTCCAGGTCACCCGGCGGCTCGTGGTCGACCCGGCCGACGAGGCCTCCGTACGGGCCGGAGTCGACTGGTGGCTGGAGCTGACCGCGGCCGGCGGCGAGGGCATGGTCGTCAAGCCGCTCGCGGCCGTCGCCACCGGTAAGGACGGGCGGCCGGTGCAGCCGGGCGTCAAGGTCCGCGGCCGGGAGTACCTGCGGATCATCTACGGCCCGGAGTACACCCGTCCGGACAACCTGGAGCGGCTGCGGAACCGGTTCCTCGGCCACAAGCGCTCGCTCGCCCTGCGCGAGTACGCGCTCGGCCTGGAGGCGCTCGACCGGCTGGCCGCAGGGGAGCCGCTGTGGCGGGTCCACGAGGCCGTGTTCGCGGTCCTCGCCCTGGAGTCGGAGCCGGTCGACCCGCGGCTCTGA
- a CDS encoding DUF6099 family protein encodes MEAERLIATGRHALAESRVALDIVAEAWQAQTLAQAIGSHLALCGPMELRSEARGLSEIGGGRGAVGPPRAAQLTTLGDVRAALTALGALLGEVGIALVGVACATDEEGLYWQCIEAIDAADEAGDRVRAMLRRLAIRERERERDRPPDPARGRAGPGPR; translated from the coding sequence ATGGAAGCGGAGAGGTTGATCGCGACGGGGCGGCACGCGCTGGCCGAAAGCCGGGTGGCGCTGGACATCGTGGCGGAGGCCTGGCAGGCCCAGACCCTCGCCCAGGCGATAGGGAGTCATCTCGCGCTCTGCGGGCCGATGGAGCTGCGGAGCGAGGCGCGGGGACTGAGCGAGATAGGGGGCGGACGCGGAGCCGTGGGGCCGCCGCGCGCCGCGCAGCTCACCACCCTCGGGGACGTCCGCGCGGCCCTGACCGCGCTCGGCGCGCTCCTGGGCGAGGTCGGCATCGCCCTGGTCGGCGTGGCCTGCGCCACCGACGAGGAGGGGCTCTACTGGCAGTGCATCGAGGCCATCGACGCGGCCGACGAGGCGGGCGACCGGGTCCGCGCCATGCTCCGCCGCCTCGCCATACGGGAGCGCGAGCGTGAGCGGGACCGCCCGCCCGACCCGGCCCGCGGCCGGGCGGGCCCGGGCCCGCGCTGA
- a CDS encoding cell division protein SepF: MSRYERYDVTDEQWEGLAQVVPLRGRDEWPSRVDHRTIPDQYGAAENRRMVVLRVQVFADAREVAEYLIAQIPVLLDLTSADTEVAKRILDFSSGVVFGLGSGMHRVDRNVFLLAPAGTEVEGAADENAEDLEAGAVPRS, from the coding sequence ATGAGTAGGTACGAGAGGTACGACGTCACCGACGAGCAGTGGGAGGGCCTGGCGCAGGTGGTGCCCCTGCGCGGTCGGGACGAATGGCCGTCCAGGGTGGACCACCGCACGATCCCCGACCAGTACGGAGCCGCCGAGAACCGCCGCATGGTCGTGCTGCGGGTGCAGGTGTTCGCCGATGCCCGCGAGGTCGCCGAGTACCTCATCGCCCAGATCCCCGTGCTGCTCGATCTCACCAGCGCGGACACCGAGGTCGCCAAGCGCATCCTCGACTTCAGCAGCGGTGTCGTCTTCGGACTCGGCAGCGGCATGCACCGCGTCGACCGCAACGTCTTCCTGCTCGCCCCGGCCGGCACCGAGGTCGAGGGCGCCGCGGACGAGAACGCCGAGGACCTGGAGGCGGGGGCGGTCCCCCGTTCGTAG
- a CDS encoding Crp/Fnr family transcriptional regulator, whose amino-acid sequence MSLFGQDRSFLHALPAADRRALLAEGAPRTYEPGDVMIRERDTTAFVLALLSGWSVVSVGTERGARLILALRGAGEVVGDLAAVDRRPRSATVTALGRVEAVAISGDRFRRFLAARPHATSLIMRQLATRLRSADVERRSLASETVLQRLAARLVELAERAGRRAESGTVLELPLPQHDLAAAIGATREAVAKALRLLREQGVVRTAQRTVVVVDMPLLVLLAQGRAHPGAHSSDKQPPAV is encoded by the coding sequence TTGAGTCTTTTCGGCCAGGACCGGTCCTTCCTGCACGCCCTCCCCGCGGCCGACCGCCGCGCGCTGCTCGCGGAGGGCGCCCCGCGCACCTACGAACCCGGTGACGTGATGATCCGGGAGCGGGACACCACCGCGTTCGTCCTCGCCCTGCTCTCCGGCTGGTCGGTCGTCTCGGTCGGCACCGAACGCGGCGCCCGGCTGATCCTGGCGCTGCGCGGGGCCGGCGAGGTGGTCGGCGACCTCGCCGCCGTCGACCGCCGGCCGCGCAGCGCCACCGTCACCGCGCTCGGCCGGGTCGAGGCCGTCGCGATCTCCGGCGACCGGTTCCGGCGCTTCCTCGCCGCCCGGCCGCACGCCACCTCGCTGATCATGCGCCAGCTCGCCACCCGACTGCGCAGCGCCGACGTCGAGCGCCGCTCGCTGGCCTCCGAAACCGTCCTCCAGCGGCTCGCCGCCCGGCTCGTGGAACTCGCCGAACGGGCGGGCCGGCGCGCCGAGTCCGGCACCGTACTCGAACTGCCGCTGCCCCAGCACGATCTGGCGGCGGCCATCGGGGCGACCCGCGAAGCCGTGGCCAAGGCGCTGCGGCTGCTGCGCGAGCAAGGGGTCGTCCGCACCGCCCAACGCACCGTGGTCGTCGTCGACATGCCCCTGCTCGTGCTGCTCGCGCAGGGGCGCGCACACCCCGGCGCACATTCGTCGGACAAACAACCCCCGGCTGTGTAA
- a CDS encoding ATP-binding protein, which produces MTTTGGTAPDRTYRPQARPSGFVPAQGRTRGPDRIVRAAVPAPALTPARPFVTELRLSAFGPHRGTLLPLGPATLLRGPSGSGKTTALAAYEALARLASGAGLAEAFSDAADHVPERSRPDRQGRRGFRIGCTVDGPAGPVALDLAVQVEPALRIAGERLTSRGRTLLATALRDPGRGTVHAEWHTAGSTKVTRAPLPDDLLATALLPLRVAGRTPGQRDVLAAAEQVVVGLRSVFPCDPRPRRMREPAPIGASPGRLHGDCRNLAEVLHRTATECPRRHARLAAFAAAGCAGPVTGLGLRESVDGSLVQAVLERTARGTAPATPFGRLGDGELRYLALGLVLLTGPAVLTVDPVDEVPQAMQTLTVLADGLDRGLDARQVRALLALAGEICGSGHLRLVATASATASGSASEAPVGPEVPGVTVVDLGRDRT; this is translated from the coding sequence ATGACCACCACCGGCGGCACCGCCCCCGACCGCACGTACCGCCCGCAGGCCCGGCCGTCCGGGTTCGTCCCCGCGCAGGGCCGCACCCGCGGCCCCGACCGGATCGTGAGGGCCGCCGTCCCGGCCCCTGCCCTCACCCCCGCCCGGCCCTTCGTCACCGAACTGCGGCTCTCCGCCTTCGGACCGCACCGCGGCACCCTGCTGCCGCTCGGCCCCGCCACCCTGCTGCGCGGGCCGAGCGGCAGCGGCAAGACCACCGCCCTGGCCGCCTACGAGGCACTGGCGCGGCTCGCCTCCGGCGCGGGTCTCGCCGAGGCCTTCTCGGACGCCGCGGACCACGTCCCCGAACGCTCCCGGCCCGACCGGCAGGGGCGGCGCGGCTTCCGCATCGGATGCACGGTCGACGGCCCGGCCGGACCCGTCGCCCTCGACCTCGCCGTCCAGGTCGAACCCGCCCTGCGCATCGCCGGCGAACGCCTCACCAGCCGGGGCCGCACCCTCCTCGCCACCGCGCTCCGCGACCCCGGACGCGGCACCGTGCACGCCGAATGGCACACCGCCGGCAGCACGAAGGTCACCCGCGCCCCGCTCCCCGACGACCTCCTCGCCACCGCCCTCCTCCCGCTCCGCGTCGCCGGGCGGACCCCGGGCCAGCGCGATGTCCTCGCCGCCGCCGAACAGGTCGTCGTCGGACTCCGCTCGGTCTTCCCCTGCGACCCGCGACCGCGCCGGATGCGCGAACCCGCACCGATCGGCGCGAGCCCCGGCCGACTGCACGGGGACTGCCGCAACCTCGCCGAAGTGCTGCACCGCACCGCCACCGAATGCCCCCGCCGGCACGCCCGGCTCGCCGCGTTCGCCGCCGCCGGCTGCGCGGGCCCGGTCACCGGTCTCGGTTTACGGGAGTCGGTGGACGGCTCCCTCGTCCAGGCCGTCCTGGAGCGCACCGCCCGCGGGACGGCCCCCGCCACCCCGTTCGGCCGCCTCGGCGACGGCGAACTGCGCTATCTCGCCCTCGGGCTCGTCCTGCTCACCGGGCCCGCGGTGCTCACGGTCGACCCGGTCGACGAGGTCCCGCAGGCCATGCAGACCCTCACCGTGCTCGCCGACGGCCTCGACCGCGGACTCGACGCCCGGCAGGTGCGCGCCCTGCTCGCCCTCGCCGGGGAGATCTGCGGGTCCGGCCATCTGCGCCTCGTGGCGACGGCTTCGGCGACAGCTTCGGGTTCGGCTTCGGAGGCACCGGTGGGGCCGGAGGTGCCGGGGGTGACGGTGGTAGACCTGGGGCGTGACCGAACATGA